GGCAGTGGCGGTTGCTTCGTCCCGCAAAACGGGCAAAATTCAGAATCAGCTTCAATTTTTTGACCACACTTAATACAAAATTTCATTTAGTTATCCTCCAAAATAGCCTGATACAGCTTGGTTCCCAGACTGTTCATTGCTGTGACTTGTGCGGCTTCATCACCGCCCTGTGATAAGACCACGACGACAAACGCCCCGTGTTTATTCTTAATAATGGCCGCATCGTTTTGAACCCCATAATCCCCATACTCACCGGTTTTATTATAAATAATTGCCGCACTTGGTAAATCATGTGGTAATTTAGCATGGTTCGCATTTTGGCGCATGATTGTTAGCATGGCCTGATCGGCAGTCGGTGAAATCAGCTTACCCGCATACATCTTAGTTAAAACCGTCGCAACATCAGTCACCGATGTATAGTTATCCTTACCATCAGCTAATGCATCCGTATCCATCATTTTGCGTTCTAGCTGAGTCTTGCTTAAATCTAATCGTTCAATTTCAGCATTAACCGTACTGATACCACCAACTTTATCAATCATGATGTTGGCTGCTGTATTGTCACTTTCATCCATCATCCGTTTTAAGATTTCCCGATAACTTAACTTACTACCAGTTGGCAGCCCTTGGAGTGTCCCCGTCCCGCCAACTTTGTCGTTAGCCGTCAACGTATAGGTCTCATCCAAGTTTAGCTGGTCAGAATCAGCTTGCTCATAAGCTGTAATCAAAATGAACAGTTTAATTAAGCTTGCGGCCCGTTGTGACTGATCGTTTTGGACCACTTTGGCCGAGCTAGCCGTTGCGGCTACAGCTACTGACGTCGTTCCCTTTAGCCCCGATAAGCTCGTATTAATCGCCTGTCTAATAGTTGCTTTGGGAAATGACGATTTAGTGGCCACCGATGACGACTGCTTTTTAGTCGACTGGCTTGCTTGCGACGTCTCCTTTTTAGTAGCCGCTGGCGTCTTTTTTTTAGCCACCGTTGTTACCTGCGATTGCTTGCGCTGCGTGATGACCACATAGGCTGCGCCACCACCGATTGCGACCACAACAATGATCACGATGATCAACCACCAATAATGGTGTTGATGGGGTGGCCTTTTGGGCGTTGCTGGTTGCGGTACGGTGCCCGTTGGCCTAGCCTGGCTGGTCGCTGACGTTGGACCTGCACTGGCTGCCTCTGAGTCACTGTGTTGCGCTTGACTAGTGGTGACATCCACACGACTTGATCCAGTTGCCGCCGGTTGTGATTTAGGTGGCACGACTTGGCTAAGTGGTCGACCGCAATTACGACAAAAGCGGGCTGCCGCTTGATTTTTTGTGCCACAATATTTACAAAACATTGCACTCATTTCCTCCAAATTTTCAATCTGCCTGCCCCTGTTGCAACGTCTTAATTTCCCGTAAACCAGCATCAATTAGTACTAATATAATGACCCACGCAATAATAATCAAAATGGTGTATTTTTCCATATTAAAAGATAGCGGTGCATCCCAAGTGGCGTGCAAAGCAATCGATAATAAGAAAAATCGAATAAAACGGCCATTCTGAAAAACACTGGTTGAAAGTGGCGCTGATCCTTTGGCTAGTGCTAAGGCCGCACCGACAATGGCACACCATAAGGTATGCGTCCCCAGGGCCGTAACGCCCCGCAGTAGCAATACAGATACCCCTAGTTCACCAGCGTAACCAGCCGTTTCAAACGTCGCAAACCCAGCACCAATGGCCGCCCCAATCAACATGCCATTTAAAATAAACTTGGTATTGATCCGATTAATATAATAAGCAATCATGATTAACTTACCAGTTTCTTCAATCACGGCGACAACCGCCGCCGTCACAATTGACATTTGACCAATTTCAACAAATTGATATAATCCCAACGTGGCTAATAGTGAAGCCACGCCACCCACCATAAAAATTTTGGTGACTTTAAAAATACTAATATTTTTAAACGTATTAATTTCAAAAAACATAATTAATAGTGAAAACGGCACCGCTAATGAACTAATCGAAATCAAGCCAACATACATCTTTTGCCCATTTAAAACATAGAGACTGCCGACCAGTAAGCTAATCGTCAAAATGAACAACGCCAACACGCGCGAAAATAGCCACGGTTTCACCGGCGAATCACTCACCTGCGCTAAAGTTGGTGTCGTTTGACTAGTCCCGACAATGAAAAGCGCTTCGGCTTCCGTTTCAGAATGTGACTTAAAAACTTCACTGAACATGGTGCCTAAATGAATCGGCACCTTCTTCTGTTCACCAGTCCAACTGTTTAACTTTTCCGTCGCCGAATCAAACAAATTTTGAGTTGGACGGGCGGCTTGTGATTGCTGCTGATTTGGGGCCGCAGTCACGTGCATGTCACTAACATTAAAGCCACAATTAGTGCAGAACTTGGTCCCAGCAGCCAATGCTTGACCACATTTGGGACAAAAACTAACATTATTCATACTAAAATCCTCTATTCAAACCGATTGGCTTGGGTATCCCCACGGCGACATAATAAAACAAGCAAATAAATCCAGCCCACAACTGGTAGTAGTAGCCACCAATAATTGGCAAATGAGCGATTAACATCATGTAAACGGCGACTAACAGCCGTCAATGATGGCAAACAAAAGACCGCCGAGAAAATAGTCAGTAATAACCGACCTAATTGCGCATCAAACAACAGATAAATTGCCATCAAAACCAAATAGCATAATTCATAGGCTAGGATTGACCACCAGTAATTTGCGCGACTCATTCGACCACGGAACTGCGCATATTTACTAAAATATTCCTTAAAGGCCCCCACCAATCCCAAATTCGATTGATAATCAGTATTGGGCATTGCTTGATCACGCGGCACTTGCGGTTGCGCTGGATTCATGGTGGGCGTCACTGGTGGCGTTACTGTAGTACTTTCATCAGTGCTAAGCTGACTTAAATCTAACCCACAGTTCGGACAAAACCGGGTCTCACGATCAATCTTCGAACCACATCTAGGACAAAAACTCATTATAATTCCTCCAAAGTGTATTACTTTTGTAAACACTGCTACCTAATTAGTCAGTCTTATAAGTGTCACAGCTGCTGCTATCATTGACGCTTACGCCTTTAACAAACGCATTGATTGCAGTCATTCCCCATTTTAACTAACAAATTAATAAACGTATTCACATATTCCTATACAAAATTATAATTATATCGTTTTACTTTAGCAAGCACTTTTAGCAATATCATTCGCCTATCAGTATAGAATCCCCGCTTCCATTGCTATACTAATGTGATACAAGGGGTGATTTTTTGGTCGACAAAACCTTTGGTGATCGTTTAAAAGAACTTAGAATGCAAAAAGGCTATTCCGTACGCAGAGTTGCTCTTTATGGCGGTATTTCTTCTTCCTATTATTCACAAGTTGAAAATAACAAACGTAAAATTCCAAAACCAGAAACTTTAAGAAAAATTGCAACGGGACTACGTATTTCTACTAATACAATCTTTGAGCTAGCGGGACTCCTACCTGAGAATTCAAATCCAGAGCTTAACTTGTCACCGACTCAAAAAGCACACAAAATTTCACTAATTGGCGCTAATGATCAAATTATCTTGCCCACCAATCAGCGCGTCTACACACAGCTGCCGCCATTAGGGGCCAGTCAACAAACACATTATTATTGGTTACGAATTACCGAAGATAATATGCATAGTGAAGGAATTTTGCCTGGTGATTTAGCAATCATCAGTACCAATCCAAAACTTAGTTTGTTTTCTGAAATTCATCGTAGCCGGCTAGTGGCTGTCAACTTAAAGCATCAATATAACACTGTTATTCGCCGCATCCTTTGGATTACAGATGATCACTATTTCATTATCAATCCACATGAAAGTGAAGAACCACTCGTGGTCACTGGCAGTGAATTTAAAACGATCTTTACGGGGGTCGTGATTAACGTTCACCGCGCGATCAACAGCTGAAACCTGACTTTAAATGCACGCATCAAAAAAACGCTAAGCTTTCCTAAAATGGGAAAACTTAGCGTTTTACTTGATTTACTTAGGCTTCTTTAGCCACTTGCAATGGTGCAATATGATAATTGGCCATTTCTTCGGTAATTTTTTGGGTCAAAGTCGCATTATGCGTCACTAAGCTTAAGGCATAGGCCACGTAATAATGGTCATGGGCCGCTTGAATATCGTTTAAGACGACTTCATTGGCTGCCTTTTGTGCATACAAACGATCTAGCAAGTACAATGATTGACTGTCCTGCGCTTTCTTCAACGCCAAATCAATGAGCTCTAAGGCCGCTTCTGGAAAATTGATTTTAGCATATAACTGCGCAGCGGACGCATAGATTAAGATTTCATTTTGTAAATAATCATCATCACCAATCGGCAACGCTTCGGCGTCCATGTTATCCAAAGTCGCCACCGCTTGCTTCACAAAGATTTCGGCTTTATCGTAGGATTGCTTGCGTTCGTAAGCCAAGCCGGTGCCTAAAGTCGCTAGAATCGCAAACATATCATGACTCGATTTGACGAATTGATTTAATAACATCCCAAAGTTAAAAATAGCTTCATCCGCATTGTCACCTAACATCAATTGTAAGTAACCTTCATAATAATAATATTGTTTTTTATCAGTAATACTGCGCAACTGTTTCGGTCGGATCTTTGTAAAGGTCGTATTTGCTGCCTCCAAATTATCCTGCCGAATTAATAAATTAATCTTTTTAAAAGTCCGATATAATTGATCATCATTTTCAATGATCACTTCTGACAACCGAATGCCCAAGCGATTACAAATTTTCATCATAATTTTCATGCTGGGAATCTTACTTTTCTTCTCAATTAAACTAATCGTAGCCTGGGTACAAATACCCTCCGCCAATTCCTTTTGCGACATGCCTTTTCGCTTCCGAAATTGCCGAACTTTCTCTCCCAATATTCTCATCTTAAACCCCTCTTTATGTCTGTTGCCTTTCAACCTAACACTAATTTGATCACCATTTAGTCCGACCCCACTCGCAACCTAAATGTCGTTAACTGCCTCATCAATCCCCAATAGACCAATTCAATAATTGGACTGCCCGCTTTTGATAAATTGGACAATACCAATTACGCATATTATTATATTCAGATAATACATAATACGCAAGAAATAAGAGTAATTCTTATTTAATATTAAGTTATATCATGTTTTATACCCGTATTCACTCATTAATCACCAGCAGTTCCAATTAGTTCACTAAATTTATCTACGTAAAGTTTGGTGACTCACCAGACCATCGAAAGCGATTTAAAGCGGATAAGGCCAGTCTTTATTTTCGTCAAGTAACCTCACACCACATAACCATTACGCGCCCATCACGGCTCCTCATGCCGTCGTTATCTTTCTCATGCAACCCACAATTAACTATAACCAACTTATTAACCAATTAATGAGCTGATAGCCATAATAATGTTGTGGCAGCTTTTGTAAGTGCCGTAGCCGGCCGGGCCGATTGGTAATTAAGCCCGTCGCCCCACTAACGGCCAAGCGCCGCAAGGCCAGCCGCCGGTCCACCGTCCATAAATAAACGGCTTTATGTTCCCGGTTAGCAGCCGTCAGTTGCTCGCGCGTGACCGTCAATGCTTGTAAGGAATAGAAATCTGCTTGATTAGGCGCCAAATTAGTTAAATAAAATGGCATGATATATCCCACCCGTAATTGTGGCGTATGCTGTTTCAACCGCATCACGACTTGATAATCTAACGAATGAACTGCATCGTGACGCTGTCTGAGCGTTGCCGCATAGTGGTTAGCAAATGGCGTCACTAGCGGGGCAACGTTGCCAACTGCCTTGATTTCAACGAGTAACGGTTGTTTTAACTGTTTCGACGTCGCCAAATAGTGATCGAAGGTACTTAATTCACCACGGTGTCCATGCTCGCACAATGGTAACCCGGCGAGTTGATCTAACCGATAATCAGCAACTGGCCCCGGTCGCCGCGCTAAATTAGTCAAAGTAGCGTCATGCATCACGACCCAATGACGATCAGCGGTCGGTTGAATGTCCATCTCGACCAATGTCGGCCGAGCCGCCTTAACCGTCCGTTTTAAAGCGCCAGTCGTATTCTGAACGCCATCCGGTCCATTAACCCCCCGATGTGCAATTACCGCTGGTGCCGTCTTAGGTGGCGTTTGAAGCCACCAAGTTGCATAGCCTAAATTAAGGGCCGCCAACCCCAACATTAAATAGCGCCCCAGTCGCCGCTGACGCTGTGGTAACACCGGCGCAACTAACCGCGCCCAACTGCCTGCCAACACTAACCAAACAGCGCTCTGTAAAGTTGCCAAACTGACAATTGCCATCAGCCGTCCGGCAGTCACATTGAACTGTTCAACGCTAAAAGTTAAAGCCACTAGGAAGCCACTAGCCAAGCTACCCCAAACGACCCACGGCACTAAGACCCGTAGCACGCGTTTGACAACTGACCACCAACTCGTCTGCCACCCCATTGCCCACCAGGCCCGCCAGGTCGTTGGCTGGCGTAACTGTTGGCGCCAACTCGGTAACCATTTAAAAGCGACTAACCACAAGCTTAGCCAGACGCCCCCAACCCACGACCCCCAATCGTAACGCGTCATAAACAGGCTATTTTGTAAGGGGACCGACAACCGAATACTGGCTTGTAGCGTGGCTAAATAACCGCCCCAACCAAAAGGCAGCCAAATTAAGCCTAATAAAAGTTGTAACGCCCAAACCAATCGACGTTGCCGCCAAGACCAAGTCTGCGCCGTTGATTTTTCAGCTAACCACGGCAACCAGCAACTCAGTCCTAATAAGCCCAATAAACTAATCACCCCGCCAAACTGAATACCTAAAACTTTGACACCCAGCGCAACCGCCAAGCCACCGCTCCACCAAAGTGTCAGCGGACCTTGTAACTGTTGCACGCCCCGTTTGATTACTTGCCAGCCCCGTAGTCGCATGTCCCCATCTCCTCGTCGTTTTCAACTAAAGCTCTCTCAGACTATCTTATGTGAATTTACCGCTAATTAAAAGACCCACATCTCGATTTTTAGCAATTAAAAAAGTCCCCCAAAATAACTTTGAGGGACCCTAATTAACACTAGACCATCCGACTGTACGGATCAACGACTAGCGCTTCGGACATCAATACTTCCGTATAAATATCATGAATGAGCTCAACTGCCACTACATGTTGACGCGCCTGCGTCGTTAGAAAGGCACGTTCACTGGCAAAAGCTTGCATCATCGCCCAGCGCTGGTCGCGGCTTTGAATAAGGCTGACCGCTTCAGTCCGACTTGTGATTTTTCGCCAGCGTCGCACAAACGCGCCCAGCGGATTATTCTTAGTTTGGTCCTGCAAATCATAAATAACCGTTTTTTTCAGCTCAGGGGTTAACTTTAGCGCCTCAACCCGGGCAATCCCAACTGCCGTCATTTCGCGTCGTAACTGCGCAAGAATTATGGGTTTATTTAGCACATCACCATCTCGTGGCAGTAGCCATTTGAAGGCAATCGTGGGCACCAACATGCTCACGATAATCACCACCGTTTCAACCAGAATGATCTGTTGAAATTGTGTGGCTGATACGATGCTCGCAATCGGAAAAGTCATCGCTAGTGTAACCGCGCCATGGACACCGCCTAAAGCGAATAGCCAGCTGGCCTGCCATTGGTGCTTGGCGATAACCAGATAGGCATAGCCTAACCGACAAATCACTAGTAAGCCATAAATTGCTAGTCCCAGCCATAACCACCGTAATGAAACAAACATCTGCTGATATTGCGCCCGAAAAATCCGTTCCAGACTAATCCCTAAAATGACAAAGACGCCGCCATTTAAAACCTCCGAACTAAAATTCATTAATTCTGTGCCAAAATACATTTGACGTGGCACAGCAAACCGACTACTGTTGGCCTCACCATTATGGACTAACCCAGCGACCACCACTGCAATAATCCCCGAAACCATTAGTTTCTCAGCAATTAAGTAAATAATGATTGGCGTTAACAAATAAATAAGGGTTTGTGATGAAACCACATTTGCTTCCGTGCGGGCAAAAGCTTGCCGAAATAACATAACCCCCAAAGCAAGTATGCCACCTACAATAACCCCACCAATCGCTGACACGAGCAACCGTCCCACATTGCCAGCTAAAGCAAGTTGACTTGTTTTAAGCCATAACACGCCGGCCTCCAGCAGAATTAGCCCAGTCGCATCATTAAAGAGTGACTCCATCTTCAACTGATCACCCAAGCGTTCACTGAACTTTCGCCCAGAAACAACTGATTCAAAAGCGGTCGCATCCGTTGGCGTACTGATTGCCACCATTATCAGCGCCACAGGGAGGCCAATTGCAAAGCCCTTACTCAACCCTAAAGTTGCCACGATTGCTGACACAATTGCCAAAATGAACGCCGTACCTAGGATACTAGGAATCCCTTTGCCGACCTTAACCATTGGCGTGACCTGGCCTTCAAAGAACAACAATGGTGCCAATATCAGCAACATAAAAACGTCATTTTCAAAACTCAATACCACCTGATTCAAACTAGGAATCATGCCAATCACAATCCCCGCCAATAAGGTTAAATACGTTTTCGAAATTCTAGGTAACCATTGGGCGACAAGATTGGCTAACGCCACCGCAATGACTAACACAAACAATGAACTCATCAGTGCCATTTATCTTTCCTCCTGTCAAAAGCCTTATTGTGGCCGATTACCCCACTTTAAGACCAGTAAAAACGAGCTTAGGCCATCTCGCCC
This genomic window from Lactobacillus sp. CBA3606 contains:
- a CDS encoding serine hydrolase: MFCKYCGTKNQAAARFCRNCGRPLSQVVPPKSQPAATGSSRVDVTTSQAQHSDSEAASAGPTSATSQARPTGTVPQPATPKRPPHQHHYWWLIIVIIVVVAIGGGAAYVVITQRKQSQVTTVAKKKTPAATKKETSQASQSTKKQSSSVATKSSFPKATIRQAINTSLSGLKGTTSVAVAATASSAKVVQNDQSQRAASLIKLFILITAYEQADSDQLNLDETYTLTANDKVGGTGTLQGLPTGSKLSYREILKRMMDESDNTAANIMIDKVGGISTVNAEIERLDLSKTQLERKMMDTDALADGKDNYTSVTDVATVLTKMYAGKLISPTADQAMLTIMRQNANHAKLPHDLPSAAIIYNKTGEYGDYGVQNDAAIIKNKHGAFVVVVLSQGGDEAAQVTAMNSLGTKLYQAILEDN
- a CDS encoding PrsW family intramembrane metalloprotease, producing MNNVSFCPKCGQALAAGTKFCTNCGFNVSDMHVTAAPNQQQSQAARPTQNLFDSATEKLNSWTGEQKKVPIHLGTMFSEVFKSHSETEAEALFIVGTSQTTPTLAQVSDSPVKPWLFSRVLALFILTISLLVGSLYVLNGQKMYVGLISISSLAVPFSLLIMFFEINTFKNISIFKVTKIFMVGGVASLLATLGLYQFVEIGQMSIVTAAVVAVIEETGKLIMIAYYINRINTKFILNGMLIGAAIGAGFATFETAGYAGELGVSVLLLRGVTALGTHTLWCAIVGAALALAKGSAPLSTSVFQNGRFIRFFLLSIALHATWDAPLSFNMEKYTILIIIAWVIILVLIDAGLREIKTLQQGQAD
- a CDS encoding DUF805 domain-containing protein; translation: MSFCPRCGSKIDRETRFCPNCGLDLSQLSTDESTTVTPPVTPTMNPAQPQVPRDQAMPNTDYQSNLGLVGAFKEYFSKYAQFRGRMSRANYWWSILAYELCYLVLMAIYLLFDAQLGRLLLTIFSAVFCLPSLTAVSRRLHDVNRSFANYWWLLLPVVGWIYLLVLLCRRGDTQANRFE
- a CDS encoding helix-turn-helix domain-containing protein, producing MVDKTFGDRLKELRMQKGYSVRRVALYGGISSSYYSQVENNKRKIPKPETLRKIATGLRISTNTIFELAGLLPENSNPELNLSPTQKAHKISLIGANDQIILPTNQRVYTQLPPLGASQQTHYYWLRITEDNMHSEGILPGDLAIISTNPKLSLFSEIHRSRLVAVNLKHQYNTVIRRILWITDDHYFIINPHESEEPLVVTGSEFKTIFTGVVINVHRAINS
- a CDS encoding helix-turn-helix transcriptional regulator, with protein sequence MRILGEKVRQFRKRKGMSQKELAEGICTQATISLIEKKSKIPSMKIMMKICNRLGIRLSEVIIENDDQLYRTFKKINLLIRQDNLEAANTTFTKIRPKQLRSITDKKQYYYYEGYLQLMLGDNADEAIFNFGMLLNQFVKSSHDMFAILATLGTGLAYERKQSYDKAEIFVKQAVATLDNMDAEALPIGDDDYLQNEILIYASAAQLYAKINFPEAALELIDLALKKAQDSQSLYLLDRLYAQKAANEVVLNDIQAAHDHYYVAYALSLVTHNATLTQKITEEMANYHIAPLQVAKEA
- a CDS encoding glycerophosphodiester phosphodiesterase family protein gives rise to the protein MRLRGWQVIKRGVQQLQGPLTLWWSGGLAVALGVKVLGIQFGGVISLLGLLGLSCWLPWLAEKSTAQTWSWRQRRLVWALQLLLGLIWLPFGWGGYLATLQASIRLSVPLQNSLFMTRYDWGSWVGGVWLSLWLVAFKWLPSWRQQLRQPTTWRAWWAMGWQTSWWSVVKRVLRVLVPWVVWGSLASGFLVALTFSVEQFNVTAGRLMAIVSLATLQSAVWLVLAGSWARLVAPVLPQRQRRLGRYLMLGLAALNLGYATWWLQTPPKTAPAVIAHRGVNGPDGVQNTTGALKRTVKAARPTLVEMDIQPTADRHWVVMHDATLTNLARRPGPVADYRLDQLAGLPLCEHGHRGELSTFDHYLATSKQLKQPLLVEIKAVGNVAPLVTPFANHYAATLRQRHDAVHSLDYQVVMRLKQHTPQLRVGYIMPFYLTNLAPNQADFYSLQALTVTREQLTAANREHKAVYLWTVDRRLALRRLAVSGATGLITNRPGRLRHLQKLPQHYYGYQLINWLISWL
- a CDS encoding sodium:proton antiporter, translated to MALMSSLFVLVIAVALANLVAQWLPRISKTYLTLLAGIVIGMIPSLNQVVLSFENDVFMLLILAPLLFFEGQVTPMVKVGKGIPSILGTAFILAIVSAIVATLGLSKGFAIGLPVALIMVAISTPTDATAFESVVSGRKFSERLGDQLKMESLFNDATGLILLEAGVLWLKTSQLALAGNVGRLLVSAIGGVIVGGILALGVMLFRQAFARTEANVVSSQTLIYLLTPIIIYLIAEKLMVSGIIAVVVAGLVHNGEANSSRFAVPRQMYFGTELMNFSSEVLNGGVFVILGISLERIFRAQYQQMFVSLRWLWLGLAIYGLLVICRLGYAYLVIAKHQWQASWLFALGGVHGAVTLAMTFPIASIVSATQFQQIILVETVVIIVSMLVPTIAFKWLLPRDGDVLNKPIILAQLRREMTAVGIARVEALKLTPELKKTVIYDLQDQTKNNPLGAFVRRWRKITSRTEAVSLIQSRDQRWAMMQAFASERAFLTTQARQHVVAVELIHDIYTEVLMSEALVVDPYSRMV